The sequence below is a genomic window from Harmonia axyridis chromosome 1, icHarAxyr1.1, whole genome shotgun sequence.
GCTGTCACAAATGGAGAAAATGCAGAAATGTTTGCAGAATCACTGGAACATCAATTTAATCCGAATCCAAAGATCAACGACGACCAATTCAACATACAGTCGAAATACACGGAAATATAACAGACGAAGAtcacaatgaaattgaaaaagatttaacagaagaaattgaagaagttatcaaaacataaaaaaatagaaaagcaccCGGAATAGACGGAATACTCAATCAAGCAATTAAAAACTTACCAGGAGAAGCTCGAGATGAAATTGAAATAGCCAGATTCATACTAAAAACAGGATATTATCCTAACAAATGGAAAACGGCGgatacaatattaatttggaaGGAAGGAAAAGACAAAAAAGACCCAACGAATTATCGACCCATAAGCCTATTATCGGCAATTAGTAAAGTGATAGAGAAATTAATCCACAGAATGCTGACAGATTtcgtagaagaaaagaaaatagtttCAGATCACCAGTTTGGGTTTCGTAAAGATCATTCAACGATTCATCAACTGGTACGACTAACGGATAATATTAAGGAGCAAATGAACCTCTCTACAAATACCGGTGCAATTTTCTTAGATAttgaaaaggcatttgataaaatatgACATCGGggtctgatatacaaaatgaagttgatgaaatttccaatcaaacttacgagattgatacaatcgtacctggTAAATAGGAAATTTGgggtgaatatcgatagtaccaggcAACGGTTAGAGAaatagaagccggagttccccgaggatcggtgataggaccgctgctgttcaacttatacatggcagacataccgaaaatgaatagatgcaagatagcccagtttgcagatgacactgccatatactatcacagtagaatgcggaaaacaatcactaggcagttacagatagacctaattaaactgatggaatacttaaagaaatggagattcaaagcgAATAAATCGAAAACatagttgcaatctacttcggaggaacaacagtaaagaaagagaaagcaggaaacgtcaaaatagaaaaccagacgatagaattgaaacaggaagcaaaatatctggatgaaagaatgaattttaacaaacagatagaagaaaacagaaaaaaggcaaggcaattgcacgggagactatacccgctgctcaaccgtaaaagtaaactttctttagaaaacaagctgaagataattaaaatagtgctaataccaagcattacgtatgcaggaattacctggtacaatacgaaagacaataataaggatcagttgcaaagtacgctaaattcagtaaccagaacagcggttggcaccccaacaaatcagagaactgaaaattgaaactaatgAGGAAATActcaacaaacaaagaaagaagactattgtcttctttcttttttcttttcagacGCTGAAaaagcacgagaataaggaatcaagaaagatactacaaatcaaaataagaatgacagataagagaaaatacctctttcaaagaactaaatagaacaAAAagagtgacatgaagtagggaggaaagtctTCCGATCAGACAAGAgtagaaaataggaaaaattaaattagaggcgtagggaatgtaaattccggaccttaaacaaaaagaagatctgagcaACTACACCTCAAGAAACGAGAGGGTCGTTCACCAAATGCGGCCAATGATCCCTGCCCATAGGCACGCTACCTGTTCGTCAAGGACAGGGACTCAAAACTGCAGTTTCTGGTCGATTCTGGAGTAGATCTTTTGCGTCTTTACACGCAATGCAGTCACTAGCAGAACAGAGAAATCCGACTTTATTCTTTCAGCAATCAATGAGACACCCATCGCCACACATGGTACAATCACTCGCAAGTCGCACGCTGAGCCGATATTTCACATGGAGGTTTGTCATCCCAGACGTATCCAAACCCATCATCGGTATCGATTTACTGAGCTTCTACAACCTCCCTGTAGACGTAAGGAACTGAAGACTTCTGGACGGAACCACTTACTATCTGAGGAGAAGTGGCTGAGTGTACCATCCCAGAAGACAAAGACTGTCAACGGATCCTCCAAGTATCaagaattattgaataaaaagtGAATACGAAATGTGGCAATATTGCCCATGGGCTTGTTTGATAGAACATTCAATGTAGTTTATGAGCTGTCCTGGCCTGAGGTACTGATTATCATCTAAAACTCATTATTGATCAGTGACCTAGACTTAATACTTTCACAAAAatctatgaaattattttcatcgaTTTTTACTGGTTGAAAGGTTTTTGAGTAGTAATTTTTAATTAGGGTGATTTTTGTGTTATCAatttaacaataattttttttttatattttatttcacaaaataaaacATCCGAGTTCTATGCAATGATATGAACGATTCAAATAAAtggtatttatatatatttaatatttaagtAGAGTAACAtaacaataattaattttttttttatattttatttcacaaaataaaacatcttagttttattcaatgatatGAACGATTCAAAtaaatgatgttttttttttttagaaaaattaatattaaatcaacttttttgatttcataACAAAGAATTAATCTTcatcttcaaaaatattgttcGTCTCTTGCAACTTATCAAATCTCTCTTGTGTCTTCTTCCATAtcagtttcttttttttctgctCCTTTGAAACCTCAATGACATCAGGATTGGAACTCCCTACACCAGAGGTGCCTTCGTTGGAAACTAATTTTATCTATAAAatgcaaaaataaataataataacaatacttATTATAACAATACAAACTATAACCATTAAACGGAACAACAAAATGAAGATCAATATGAGTAACTCTGCAATATCAATTATGTCTTAGTTAGTCTTAATTAACAAtggaatatcaatttttcaaattcttcttaATAGCCAAAAAACTGggtaacaataacaataatttattgatccttcAGGACACTTAACAATgtgtataggataagtcaaggaaatattatttaatctactattctattatttacattttatttttcatcagaacaattaattgtggaaaaaaattttGGCATACCACCAAATCTAGGAAATCTATATATCCACATAAAATGATATGTGATAGATGAGATGTTATGAATATAACattatttcatacaaatttaatGATGAAATGCTAATACTTACTGGTTCTATAATTCCTTGTCCCTCTTTTCCAAGGGATTGTCCTTCCTTCCAACCCATTTTTGACAGTAATTGAAATCCTTTATTCTTTGAAGAAATTGAtctggaaaaatattgaaatgaaaaaacatacaaatttaTCAGAATGAACTTACTCATTTAATGAAGACACCTCAGTTTTTTCATGTTCATTATGACTACCAATAATCTCTCTCCGCTTTTGTGCTCTATCTGTATAACCTGAAGCTAAACTAGTCTTTTCAGTATGGAAATTATTCATTCCAAActtcttttttaaattcttcAACTCTTTTCTATGACTTTCCCTTTTTACAGTTTTTGTCTTTTCATCGATCATATCACCTAAGTACAAATAAAGGGAATTAATTTCTATGAGTAATTCAATCTCATGAGTCAGAAAAGTAATCTTAATTATTCACCCAACTTTTAATTATCATTATGCCTACCACACTACTGTCTGTGGATGTTGTTCTTTATATACTATATTAAATGAATTAGAatcaacaaatataaaatatatatttttgatgataAACAATACTGCCGTATCACTTGTAAAGGTTGAATGTGCAAAAAAGCATTATTGAGATATTTGACTTCAAAAACTTTCATTTATGTCATccagattttcaattgaattaacaTGCATTGTCATGCATTCTTTTTTCATGTTCATATTCAATTAACTCTGTGGATGGCACATattaaaaattctaaaatcaaatattttaaaaatgctCTTTTGCAGATACGTCTTTCAATTGACATGGCCGAATAGATCATGTATAATCGGCGGCAACTTCTTTTTAATATAGTGGTAGGGTAGGTATATTATATCCAAAATATGTATAACCAGATGAAATGCTAAACCCCCAATAATTAAAGAATtaacaaatatatttatttctgttTTGTAGCATGGTATCCAATATTACCTCATCAGGTTTTTTCCCTTTCGAGATGAAATCACCTTTGAGgaatatttctttgaataattgTTTACTTACAATATCTACCACAATAATAATAGGACTCTGTTCTTAAAGCTTGTGCACTGGAccaaattcatattatttttttttttactttgaatgaattattattattattttgtcattATATGATACACCATAGTTGGtagaatatttctaattatATGGAAAAACAGATAACTTTCCAGTAGATTTTGAATTTCTaagaagaaatttaaaaactcacTATCATCTTGTTTCAGAAGTCCTGGTTCACAATGTCCACAAGTTTGTGAACCTTCATGTACATGGCATAAAAGTACTGTAGAACCAAGTTGAAGTCTACTCCCATGAACTACATCCAAACATTCACTCTCTTGCTTTGAAGTTGACATCCTCACACCATTTAATAGGGTACCATTCCTAGAACCCATATCCACAGCTTGGAACTTGTTGGAATCCTTATTATAAATGATATTCAAATGATGTTTGCTTATATTAATATCAGATATTGTTATTGAATGATTTCCTTCACGCCCAATACTTCCTCCTTCAAATGTAATTATATGTAATGATCCTTTTTTCAAACTAGGAACTTGTGATTCTTCAACAATTACTCTCATACAAGGAGGCCACCTCTTATTCAAatctaaaaaaaagttttttcaagtgTCAGTAAGTGTGACCAATggaattgaattatatttttataactgATAATCCTcgttatattataaattatttactACCAAAGCCTTTATTATCTGGAtatatttaatatgaaaacttattaacaaaataatatcTTATCTGATATCAAGTcttgaaagaatttattcttttttttgatTCACATCATTTCTTATTGTAATTGTTGAGgcaaattcattcaaaacatttgatattcttgtagacttttcaatatacagggtgtttctcaaCTACAGAGGgtgattcatttaatttttttaaaaaaaagttgGAATGAATATATGACCGGAgttgtttcatttctgaagtTTGAAACAAACAGTATAATTACCATGAATATTCTCAAACGACTTGcttgaaatttgatagttaattgaaataataaggcCCTCATTTAGTTCTAACTAACTAGATTGAAATGATTAGGTCCTGTGGATACCACagacaaaaaaattgagaaaaaagtaTGCGGTAAAACCGGAAgttatagagatctgaaaatatagaTAGAGATCATTTACTGCATTCGGTATATGCCACACCGTTAGCACCATTCCAATCGTAAGCTACATAAGCGTTCAGCAAATCACACCGTTCGCACAGTCTGCACTGTTCTGCGTTCGGTAAATGTTAACTGGTTACAACGGTGCTCAACCTTTTGCACCGTCTAGATAGGCGGAGAAAACGGTGCGAACTGTGGACCGTAGATTAGGTACAATAATATTAACATGAAAATGAGGGATAGGAATTTTCGATTTCGAGGTTATATTGAACacaaattaatttgatattctggacaatacaaatgaaaattggtggtttctcaataaaaaataaatatatttttgtagAGGAGACCAAACTAGGCATTCCAAATATTACAATTGATGCCTTttttgattaaattaaatttctcttgaaatctGGTGTATTAtattaaatcaaaaaatttgaaattaaggattggtttgaaaaaaaaggtaaatgcAATGGTTGTCTTTCAGCATCATGCACGAATctgagaattttggaaataaaatggTTATAAATTATAAGCTTAATATGCAAAATctatttatatagttttttcTTATGTTTCGGTTATGTTGAAGGCAAATAAGTAATgattattttgattaaaaataaAGGCTTATTTTACATAATTGTCTCTCAgcgaataaatatttcatccaTGTTCAAAAAACACATTATAAAATTCCTTTTATTATCTTCAAATTGATTCTGATTCATGATgcatattttcgatatttcttcaataaatggTTCATCAACAATATCTTCAAGATGACCACATTATGTAGAATACATCCTGATATCAAGAGGAGACAAACTGAATCTAGTCTGCCTgtcttcaataatttcaatcgacgaaattgttatttttctttccaacacattcaaaaattcttcgatatcAGCTCCGGCATCGTTCGGCAAAACACGTACGCACCTCTTGCACCGTGGTCACGTGACCTATCAACCGTTCGCACCTCACACCGCATACTCTGCACCGGTGTGGATTTGCCAAACGCAGTAATTGTCTCAAAccacaacatgcaaattttcagcacaaaattatgattagataTAAACCTCTAATAggtcatcgcggtgaatcaccctatatataaaaatataattatagatatatatacaaggtgtttcaagttcgagtGCCTATTAGTCGTTTCTGGAGAACAGAGCGTatttgaaaattcggaatatgacattgttcatgatgccctattcagctaaaatattttcgaagctccggcacttccggttttacaagaaatgaaaaaaatgtttccaaaaaaaactttttttttcatattatgtaTTAGATTTCAtgaagatttccattctcaattacttcttaaaattattgcgttagtccttatagttttcagaatattaagaaaataaataataaagaataatggaaaaaatttccatagtcacaATTACATGATTaattttactgtgaatatcctatgcatATACTCGATTCACTTCCTcgaactagaatgatgtagAAATATCGTGCATattgaacttgagaaatatggtgtttcaaatattgtgccaaaaattgagaactttcgattttcaaattagaaccctatttttttatgattacgTTGGATTCTACAGAGAAAAATAAGGGTAATGTTTTAACATGAtcatgctctcaaattcaataattcaagagtatttcgagatttcatgaatttatgttatacgtagagtCAATTTCATTCCATCtatttccagacagactagcaataatactctgtGATcagagaaatttaaatatctaattacttcaCATGTGAATGGTGCTTTCATTATTAAAGCTACACTAATTTAATTTCACTATTCCCGCTattcaaatgataaaattctggatatacttttctctaattctgtggcaaatccgatCATTCTggcacatcttgtagaacaaaatagaataaaacggattcatctattatctgtcaaatttgtgatacagataacttttctgccaaccaacatttttgaatgcaaaaatcacttaacgatatttatagaaataattctatattttcaaataaaattcagtgtattagagaaaataataaaaacttgtacagaaggctcattctaccacttgttcattttgaacttgtggaagattatcaataccttctgcacttgttttataaataactcattattattgcattcatcgtgaattatATTAGAATTCGTACCTAGAAAAAAACCTGTACCATATGAGATGAAATCATGCAGCACTTCTGTGTGCCAAAGTTGATGAATAttctatacatataaaaaacaggagaatacattttatacttcctaaatattttctcattaataggtaaatgtggatatttctgattgaatgctcgacaagttctcgaaaaaaTTCCCTTGCATTCACcttggatatggaatagatccagaacgGGGATTCatttatagcgtattcgactggatGCACCAGTGCAAATTAATTCAaactaattatgtcatttagcactGAAAAAATTCGATTCATTTCAcattggtgcagccagtcgaatacgctgtTAGTGAAATTTTAATCAACTATCTACCTGTCACTACGAAataattgtatatttcaatttctatgatcatagaatacTGCTTCGAAACGCAcgctagaaacagattgaatgaaattgaccccaAGTATACATAAGTTCATGAAATCTCGAATAacatttgaattattgaatttggaagCATAATCATGTTCGAACATTACTCTCATTTTTCTCCGTAGAATCCAATGCAATcataaaaaatagggttctaatttgaaaatcgaaagttatgatcaaattttgttcacaatgtTTGGCACAATATTTAAAACACCCTGTGAcgatat
It includes:
- the LOC123671370 gene encoding angiogenic factor with G patch and FHA domains 1 isoform X2, whose translation is MQSEQSLTSSVKEKFELTEDMRKKLTELPQILEFIENLLKYIGKYKKKIKKLKSENKKTPIRKDAAVQTSFQLHCESKPVHSFDEPVESITVDITKAAEQAIQNSGFVYEKTSGMYYDYNTGYYYNAEYGLYYDGNSGTYLQYNQDTKSYEYHSQIHLDAQEPKFPEKIGKRKIKNEVEGKVKTDLDHLANSFNNLKIDRLQNLALDLNKRWPPCMRVIVEESQVPSLKKGSLHIITFEGGSIGREGNHSITISDINISKHHLNIIYNKDSNKFQAVDMGSRNGTLLNGVRMSTSKQESECLDVVHGSRLQLGSTVLLCHVHEGSQTCGHCEPGLLKQDDSDMIDEKTKTVKRESHRKELKNLKKKFGMNNFHTEKTSLASGYTDRAQKRREIIGSHNEHEKTEVSSLNESISSKNKGFQLLSKMGWKEGQSLGKEGQGIIEPIKLVSNEGTSGVGSSNPDVIEVSKEQKKKKLIWKKTQERFDKLQETNNIFEDED
- the LOC123671370 gene encoding angiogenic factor with G patch and FHA domains 1 isoform X1 translates to MQSEQSLTSSVKEKFELTEDMRKKLTELPQILEFIENLLKYIGKYKKKIKKLKSENKKTPIRKDAAVQTSFQLHCESKPVHSFDEPVESITVDITKAAEQAIQNSGFVYEKTSGMYYDYNTGYYYNAEYGLYYDGNSGTYLQYNQDTKSYEYHSQIHLDAQEPKFPEKIGKRKIKNEVEGKAKRKKTNKNNDPVDVEEGECTESGSSDVISSSEDEADSESDLNKRWPPCMRVIVEESQVPSLKKGSLHIITFEGGSIGREGNHSITISDINISKHHLNIIYNKDSNKFQAVDMGSRNGTLLNGVRMSTSKQESECLDVVHGSRLQLGSTVLLCHVHEGSQTCGHCEPGLLKQDDSDMIDEKTKTVKRESHRKELKNLKKKFGMNNFHTEKTSLASGYTDRAQKRREIIGSHNEHEKTEVSSLNESISSKNKGFQLLSKMGWKEGQSLGKEGQGIIEPIKLVSNEGTSGVGSSNPDVIEVSKEQKKKKLIWKKTQERFDKLQETNNIFEDED